In Thermosynechococcus sichuanensis E542, a single genomic region encodes these proteins:
- the purB gene encoding adenylosuccinate lyase, which produces MIERYTLAPMGNLWTDAYKFKTWLDVEIAVCEAQAELGHIPADAVAEIKAKAKFDPQRVLEIEAEVKHDVIAFLTNVNEHVGDAGRYIHLGLTSSDVLDTGLALQLVASLRLIQEQLEHLIQAVRHRAQEHRYTVMVGRSHGIHAEPITFGFKLAGWLAELLRHRDRLCQLQRTVAVGKISGAVGTYANVDPRVEAIACQKLGLQPDTASTQVISRDRHAEYAQTLALLGASLERFAVEIRNLQRTDVLEVEEFFAKGQKGSSAMPHKRNPIRSERLTGLARVLRGNALAALENVALWHERDISHSAVERVILPDSSILSHFMLVEMTDLVQTLQIYPENMRRNMNCYGGVIFSQRVLLALVEKGLSREAAYALVQKHAHAAWNQPNGDFAANLKGDPEIQRYLTPAELEACFNPEHHLKHLEEIYQRLGI; this is translated from the coding sequence ATGATCGAACGCTATACCCTTGCCCCGATGGGGAATCTCTGGACCGATGCCTACAAATTCAAAACATGGCTGGATGTCGAGATTGCGGTTTGCGAAGCCCAAGCGGAACTAGGTCATATTCCTGCTGACGCCGTCGCTGAAATCAAAGCCAAGGCCAAGTTTGACCCCCAACGGGTGCTGGAAATTGAGGCGGAGGTAAAGCACGACGTTATTGCCTTCCTCACCAATGTCAATGAGCATGTTGGCGATGCCGGGCGCTATATTCACCTTGGTTTGACCAGTTCCGATGTCCTTGACACCGGTTTAGCCTTGCAATTGGTGGCCAGTCTGAGGCTGATCCAAGAGCAGTTGGAGCATCTCATTCAGGCGGTGCGCCACCGCGCCCAAGAACATCGCTATACGGTGATGGTGGGACGCAGTCATGGGATTCATGCCGAGCCAATTACCTTTGGTTTCAAGCTCGCTGGTTGGTTGGCGGAGCTGCTGCGCCATCGCGATCGCCTGTGTCAGTTACAGCGCACCGTGGCCGTGGGCAAAATTTCTGGGGCAGTGGGTACCTATGCCAATGTGGATCCGCGCGTAGAGGCGATCGCCTGTCAAAAACTGGGACTGCAACCGGATACCGCTTCAACGCAGGTGATTTCCCGCGATCGCCATGCCGAGTATGCCCAAACCCTTGCCCTCTTGGGGGCGAGCCTCGAGCGCTTTGCCGTTGAAATTCGCAACCTGCAGCGCACCGATGTTCTGGAAGTCGAGGAATTCTTCGCCAAGGGCCAAAAAGGCTCCTCTGCCATGCCCCACAAACGCAATCCCATTCGTTCCGAACGGCTGACGGGTCTAGCGCGGGTGCTGCGGGGCAATGCCTTGGCGGCTCTGGAAAATGTTGCCCTCTGGCATGAGCGGGATATTTCCCACAGTGCGGTGGAACGGGTAATTCTGCCCGATAGCTCGATTCTCAGCCACTTTATGCTGGTGGAAATGACTGACTTGGTGCAGACACTGCAAATCTATCCCGAGAATATGCGCCGCAATATGAACTGCTACGGCGGAGTCATCTTTAGTCAGCGAGTACTCTTGGCGCTGGTGGAGAAGGGGCTGAGTCGCGAAGCTGCCTATGCCTTGGTGCAAAAACACGCCCATGCCGCTTGGAATCAACCCAATGGCGATTTTGCGGCCAACCTCAAAGGGGATCCAGAAATTCAGCGCTACCTCACGCCAGCGGAACTCGAGGCCTGCTTTAACCCTGAACACCACCTCAAGCACCTCGAGGAAATTTACCAGCGGTTGGGGATTTAG
- the pyrE gene encoding orotate phosphoribosyltransferase, with product MHDSLADLRQELLALLCRDAYRAGEFILSSGQKSHYYINCKPVTLSARGAYLVGRLFLAQLAPEAVAVAGLTLGADPLVVAVSVLSNLQGQDRAALIVRKEAKGHGTMSFIEGPPLPQGAVVTVLEDVITTGGSALKAVLRLQEAGYVVNEVLAIVDRQAGGEAAFAAQGVPLRSLFRMSDLEAYLNLV from the coding sequence ATGCACGATTCCCTTGCTGACCTGCGTCAGGAACTCTTGGCGCTTCTGTGCCGCGATGCCTACCGTGCCGGCGAGTTTATCCTTTCCTCTGGCCAAAAAAGCCACTACTACATCAACTGCAAACCCGTGACCCTATCGGCGCGGGGCGCTTACCTGGTGGGGCGGCTCTTCTTGGCGCAGTTAGCCCCTGAAGCAGTGGCGGTGGCGGGTCTCACCCTCGGGGCGGATCCCTTGGTGGTGGCAGTGAGTGTCCTCTCCAACTTGCAGGGGCAGGATCGGGCGGCACTGATTGTGCGCAAGGAAGCTAAAGGCCACGGCACAATGAGCTTTATTGAAGGTCCCCCCTTGCCCCAAGGGGCGGTGGTGACGGTGCTTGAGGATGTGATCACAACGGGGGGGTCTGCCCTCAAAGCGGTGCTGCGGCTCCAAGAGGCTGGCTATGTGGTGAATGAGGTTCTTGCCATTGTGGATCGCCAAGCGGGCGGGGAAGCCGCCTTTGCTGCTCAGGGGGTACCCCTGCGATCGCTCTTTCGGATGAGTGACCTCGAAGCCTACCTCAATTTGGTCTAA
- the cysS gene encoding cysteine--tRNA ligase — MPLHLYNTLSRRLEPFCPLHPERVTIYACGVTVYDYCHLGHARSYVAWDVLRRYLTFLGYTVHYVQNFTDIDDKILRRAHENGETMATVSDRYIAAYHEDMAALNILPASAYPRATEVILEIIDLIQGLLDRGYAYVAGGDVYYAVAQFPSYGKLSGRQLAQLMAGASGRIEEEEEQRKRHPLDFALWKAAKPEEMGVYDPWEAPWGKGRPGWHIECSAMVRQAFGATVDIHCGGMDLIFPHHENEIAQSEAVTQQPLARFWLHNGFVTVNTEKMSKSLGNFTTIRDLLTQGVDPMALRLLVLQAQYRKPLDFTPEALTAAAKGWQTLAEALRMPEQVPLPPTAPEEVKSHPSTQAFCQAMDEDLNTAAALAVVFELAKTLNREQHRYLHGGDLGRSPAAVSRDWHTLVALAQVLGLEAKEAPKTSPTTGLSDEEIQNLIAARTAARQAKNYAESDRLRDLLLAQGVKLVDQKDGTTHWFRLPAGSTP, encoded by the coding sequence GTGCCCTTACATCTGTACAACACACTGTCTCGCCGCCTTGAACCCTTTTGCCCCCTGCACCCAGAGCGGGTGACGATCTATGCCTGTGGTGTTACGGTGTATGACTACTGCCACTTGGGGCATGCCCGTTCCTATGTGGCTTGGGATGTGCTGCGCCGCTATCTCACCTTCTTGGGCTACACGGTGCACTATGTGCAGAATTTTACAGATATTGATGACAAAATTCTGCGCCGTGCCCATGAAAACGGTGAAACCATGGCAACGGTGAGCGATCGCTACATTGCCGCCTACCACGAAGACATGGCGGCCTTGAATATCCTACCTGCCAGTGCCTATCCCCGCGCGACAGAGGTGATTCTAGAAATTATTGATCTGATTCAAGGCTTGCTAGATCGCGGCTATGCCTATGTGGCCGGCGGGGATGTTTACTATGCGGTGGCACAGTTTCCCAGCTATGGCAAGCTCTCCGGGCGACAGCTTGCGCAACTGATGGCCGGTGCCAGTGGCCGCATTGAGGAAGAAGAAGAGCAGCGCAAACGCCATCCCCTTGATTTCGCTCTCTGGAAAGCGGCAAAGCCCGAGGAAATGGGTGTCTATGATCCGTGGGAAGCCCCTTGGGGCAAAGGGCGTCCTGGCTGGCACATTGAATGCTCGGCAATGGTGCGACAGGCCTTTGGAGCAACGGTGGATATCCACTGCGGCGGTATGGATTTAATTTTCCCCCACCACGAAAATGAGATTGCCCAATCGGAGGCGGTGACACAACAGCCCTTGGCACGATTTTGGCTCCACAACGGCTTTGTTACCGTCAACACCGAGAAAATGTCCAAGTCCTTGGGGAATTTCACCACCATTCGTGACCTGCTGACTCAGGGGGTGGATCCCATGGCCTTGCGCCTTTTGGTTTTGCAGGCGCAGTACCGCAAACCCTTGGACTTTACGCCAGAGGCGCTGACTGCCGCTGCCAAGGGCTGGCAAACCCTAGCGGAAGCTCTACGCATGCCTGAGCAGGTTCCCCTGCCCCCCACGGCTCCCGAAGAGGTGAAAAGCCACCCCAGCACCCAAGCCTTTTGTCAAGCCATGGATGAGGACTTAAACACCGCTGCCGCCCTTGCCGTGGTTTTTGAACTGGCGAAAACCCTGAATCGTGAGCAGCACCGCTATCTCCATGGGGGAGACTTGGGGCGATCGCCCGCTGCGGTGAGTCGCGATTGGCATACCTTGGTTGCCCTTGCTCAGGTCTTGGGTCTAGAGGCCAAGGAGGCGCCAAAAACTTCGCCAACGACGGGACTCAGCGATGAGGAGATTCAAAACCTGATTGCTGCTCGTACCGCTGCCCGCCAAGCCAAGAACTATGCCGAGAGCGATCGCCTGCGGGATCTCCTTTTGGCGCAAGGGGTCAAACTTGTGGATCAAAAGGACGGCACCACCCATTGGTTTCGCCTGCCCGCTGGCTCAACCCCCTAA
- the rpsN gene encoding 30S ribosomal protein S14: protein MAKKSMIEREKKRQRLVAKYASKRQELKAQLASAETQEEIMSIHRQLQRLPRNSAPSRLRNRCWLTGRPRGYYRDFGLCRNALREMAHQGLLPGVVKASW from the coding sequence ATGGCTAAAAAAAGCATGATCGAACGGGAAAAAAAGCGGCAACGGCTCGTTGCTAAATACGCCAGCAAACGTCAAGAACTCAAGGCTCAACTGGCCAGCGCCGAAACCCAAGAAGAGATCATGAGCATCCATCGTCAACTGCAACGCTTGCCCCGTAACAGTGCCCCTTCGCGGCTGCGGAATCGCTGCTGGTTGACGGGTCGTCCTCGTGGCTACTATCGCGATTTTGGCCTCTGCCGCAATGCCCTGCGGGAAATGGCACACCAAGGGCTACTGCCGGGAGTTGTTAAGGCAAGTTGGTAA
- a CDS encoding 4a-hydroxytetrahydrobiopterin dehydratase, which produces MAERLSPADIEAQLVNLPGWKLVGDRLEQTFTFKDFLGSIAFVNRLVDPAEQAGHHPDLSISWNRVTVCLTTHDAGGITQKDIDLAKVISDLAVA; this is translated from the coding sequence ATGGCAGAGCGATTATCCCCAGCGGATATTGAGGCACAGCTTGTTAATCTGCCCGGGTGGAAATTGGTGGGCGATCGCCTTGAGCAAACCTTTACCTTCAAGGACTTCCTAGGCTCCATTGCCTTTGTCAATCGCCTTGTGGATCCCGCTGAGCAGGCCGGGCATCACCCTGATTTATCTATTTCTTGGAATCGGGTCACGGTCTGCCTCACCACCCATGATGCTGGCGGCATTACCCAAAAGGACATTGATCTCGCCAAGGTGATCTCCGATCTGGCAGTGGCATAA
- a CDS encoding acetolactate synthase large subunit: MNTAELLVKCLENEGVEYIFGLPGEENLDVLHALRRSRIQFITTRHEQGAAFMADVYGRLTGRAGVCLSTLGPGATNLMTGVADANLDGAPLVAITGQVGTDRMHIESHQYLDLVAMFSPVTKWNAQIVRPSITPEIVRKAFKIAQNEKPGAVHIDVPENIAAMEAEGYPLKPSPPEKTYASFQSILKAAELINAAENPLILVGNGAIRAHAAAALTHFAEKLNIPVANTFMGKGVIPYQHSLALWTVGLQQRDYISCGFDHADLIIAVGYDLIEYSPKSWNPDGRLPIIHIAATHAEIDSSYIPVVEVVGDISDSLYEILKRADRQDKPTPYAVQLRQEIVADYCQYAQDESFPVKPQKLIYDLRQVMGPEDIVISDVGAHKMWIARHYHCDRPNTCLISNGFAAMGIALPGAVAAKLVYPQRHVVAVTGDGGFMMNFQELETALRMGTNFTTIIFNDGGYGLIEWKQQRYFGESAYVHFGNPDFVKLAESMGLKGYRIEDTADFIPTLKIALAQDVPTIIDVPVDYSENLRFNQRLGELSCDT, encoded by the coding sequence ATGAATACTGCCGAATTACTCGTGAAATGCCTTGAAAATGAAGGCGTAGAATATATTTTTGGTCTGCCGGGGGAAGAAAATCTCGATGTCCTCCATGCCCTGCGCCGCTCTCGGATTCAATTTATCACTACCCGCCACGAACAAGGCGCCGCTTTTATGGCCGATGTCTATGGTCGCCTCACGGGTAGAGCGGGGGTGTGTCTCTCGACCCTTGGCCCCGGTGCCACCAACTTAATGACGGGTGTTGCGGATGCAAACCTCGATGGCGCTCCGCTTGTGGCCATTACAGGACAAGTGGGGACGGATCGCATGCACATCGAGTCCCACCAATATCTGGATTTGGTGGCCATGTTTAGCCCGGTTACCAAATGGAATGCCCAGATTGTCCGCCCTAGCATTACACCGGAAATTGTTCGCAAGGCCTTTAAGATTGCCCAGAATGAAAAGCCGGGGGCGGTCCACATTGATGTGCCCGAAAACATTGCTGCTATGGAAGCCGAGGGCTATCCCCTCAAGCCCAGCCCCCCTGAAAAAACCTATGCCTCCTTCCAGAGTATTCTCAAGGCCGCTGAACTGATTAATGCTGCCGAGAACCCCCTGATCTTGGTGGGGAACGGCGCCATTCGTGCCCACGCTGCCGCTGCTCTCACCCATTTTGCCGAAAAGCTGAATATCCCTGTAGCCAATACCTTTATGGGCAAAGGGGTCATTCCCTATCAGCACTCCCTTGCTTTGTGGACGGTGGGACTCCAGCAACGGGACTACATTAGCTGCGGTTTTGATCACGCTGATTTGATTATTGCCGTTGGCTATGACCTGATTGAGTATTCTCCGAAAAGCTGGAACCCCGATGGCCGCTTGCCCATTATCCATATTGCGGCCACCCATGCGGAAATTGACAGCAGCTACATCCCTGTGGTTGAGGTTGTCGGCGATATTTCTGACTCCCTCTATGAAATTCTCAAACGCGCCGATCGCCAAGATAAGCCCACTCCCTATGCAGTACAACTGCGCCAAGAGATTGTGGCGGACTATTGCCAATATGCCCAAGATGAGAGTTTTCCCGTCAAGCCGCAAAAGCTCATCTATGACCTGCGCCAAGTGATGGGCCCCGAGGACATTGTGATTTCTGATGTCGGTGCCCACAAGATGTGGATTGCCCGTCACTACCATTGCGATCGCCCCAACACCTGCTTGATTTCCAATGGCTTTGCAGCAATGGGGATTGCCCTACCGGGGGCAGTGGCGGCGAAATTGGTCTATCCCCAGCGGCATGTGGTGGCGGTCACGGGGGATGGTGGCTTCATGATGAATTTCCAAGAACTGGAAACCGCCCTGCGCATGGGAACGAACTTCACAACCATCATCTTTAATGACGGCGGCTATGGCCTCATCGAGTGGAAGCAGCAGCGCTACTTTGGCGAATCCGCCTATGTCCACTTCGGTAACCCCGACTTTGTCAAGTTGGCCGAAAGCATGGGACTCAAGGGCTATCGCATTGAGGACACCGCTGACTTTATCCCCACGCTGAAAATCGCCTTGGCACAGGATGTCCCGACCATCATTGATGTCCCTGTGGACTACAGCGAGAATTTGCGCTTTAACCAACGCCTTGGGGAGCTGAGCTGCGACACTTAG
- a CDS encoding FAD-dependent oxidoreductase, with amino-acid sequence MRQTLRTEVLVVGGGTGGVAAALTAARAGAQTVLVSETPWLGGMLTSAGVAAPDGNELMAWQTGLWGEFLRAIAQRQPGGLDHAWVSFFTFEPKVAADLFAEWVKATPNLTWMVGDLPQAVLRQGDRILGVEFTTLTIHAQITIDATELGDLLALGEIPHRWGWEWQAETQEPSAPTAPTALTHTYPVQAPTWIVVLQDYGEGATAPEIPPSPLWDERKFRGAWAGYDPQHFLNYGRLPGNRFMLNWPQQGNDYGVGLERLVGSAQERQAFCQEARWHAQDFACYIQRHFGRRYGLAEDTFPRFPDQLGGGAYALHPYYRESRRLIGVTTIQEQDILPSALPPVDAQGHYTGIAIGNYPNDHHYPGMELPLMPKSIRWGGRWTGTPFVIPYTALIPQRVEGFLVAEKNISVTHIANGATRLQPLVMGIGQGAGWLAATALRQGKSLHQLVGSLDLKSLIQECRQAIFPFFNLPLQHPEWEAWQLQTLDTFDPTVPLPPEVAIAQPTPMTVSAGMQTLTGEFVQLGEQVYQLHTDQQSWPLVTLHPTVNDRLQTYRNGQRITVTGFMNPYAPWIRVAHVA; translated from the coding sequence GTGAGGCAAACCCTGCGCACTGAGGTACTTGTTGTTGGCGGTGGGACAGGGGGGGTAGCTGCTGCCTTAACGGCGGCTCGGGCGGGTGCACAAACAGTGCTGGTGAGTGAAACGCCGTGGCTAGGGGGAATGCTCACGAGTGCGGGGGTAGCTGCCCCCGATGGCAATGAACTGATGGCGTGGCAAACAGGGCTGTGGGGGGAGTTTCTGCGGGCGATCGCCCAACGACAGCCGGGGGGGCTAGATCATGCTTGGGTGAGTTTCTTCACCTTTGAGCCAAAGGTCGCCGCTGATCTGTTTGCCGAGTGGGTCAAGGCAACCCCGAACTTGACGTGGATGGTTGGTGATCTTCCCCAAGCGGTTTTGCGCCAAGGCGATCGCATCCTCGGCGTGGAATTTACCACCCTCACCATCCATGCCCAAATCACCATTGACGCTACAGAACTCGGCGATCTCCTGGCTTTGGGGGAAATTCCCCATCGGTGGGGGTGGGAGTGGCAGGCAGAAACCCAAGAACCCTCAGCACCCACAGCACCCACCGCCTTGACTCACACCTATCCCGTTCAAGCCCCCACATGGATTGTCGTTTTACAGGACTATGGTGAGGGTGCCACTGCTCCGGAGATTCCCCCTTCCCCCCTTTGGGATGAGCGCAAGTTTAGGGGGGCTTGGGCAGGCTATGACCCGCAGCACTTTCTCAACTATGGCCGCCTACCGGGAAATCGCTTTATGCTCAACTGGCCGCAGCAGGGAAACGACTATGGGGTGGGTCTGGAACGGCTGGTTGGCTCTGCCCAAGAGCGACAGGCTTTTTGCCAAGAGGCACGCTGGCACGCTCAGGATTTTGCCTGCTACATCCAACGCCACTTTGGTCGCCGCTATGGTCTCGCGGAGGATACTTTTCCAAGATTCCCTGACCAACTGGGGGGCGGTGCCTATGCGCTCCATCCCTACTACCGCGAAAGTCGTCGCCTGATTGGTGTCACGACCATTCAGGAGCAGGATATTCTCCCCAGTGCTCTACCGCCCGTTGATGCCCAAGGTCACTACACAGGCATCGCCATTGGCAACTATCCCAACGATCACCACTATCCGGGGATGGAACTTCCTCTGATGCCTAAGTCCATCCGTTGGGGCGGTCGTTGGACAGGGACACCCTTTGTAATTCCCTATACGGCCTTGATTCCCCAGCGGGTAGAGGGCTTTTTAGTGGCAGAAAAAAATATCTCCGTGACCCATATCGCCAATGGTGCTACCCGCTTGCAACCGCTAGTGATGGGCATTGGGCAGGGGGCAGGGTGGTTGGCCGCCACCGCCCTTCGCCAAGGGAAATCGCTGCACCAACTGGTGGGCAGCCTTGATCTGAAGTCCTTGATTCAGGAGTGCCGACAGGCAATTTTTCCCTTCTTTAACCTGCCGCTGCAACATCCAGAGTGGGAAGCTTGGCAACTCCAGACATTAGATACCTTTGATCCCACAGTCCCCCTCCCACCAGAAGTGGCGATCGCCCAGCCAACACCAATGACCGTGAGCGCAGGAATGCAAACGCTGACTGGCGAATTCGTCCAACTGGGAGAGCAGGTCTATCAACTGCACACCGATCAACAGTCTTGGCCTTTGGTAACACTCCACCCCACCGTGAACGATCGCCTGCAAACCTATAGAAATGGGCAGCGGATCACAGTGACGGGCTTTATGAACCCCTATGCCCCTTGGATACGGGTGGCGCACGTGGCCTAA
- the lepB gene encoding signal peptidase I yields MSDGKVPPTNASTPESVTAKTKKATEPWWLEMAKTLGLAAVLAIGIRTFVAEARYIPTGSMEETLLINDRLIIEKISYYFHPPHRGDIIVFNPTPTLQQAGFRDAFIKRVVGLPGDRVELRAGRVYVNNQPLPEPYLAPSTFTSVDTCAGIQPYLAQPQVIPANSYLVLGDNRNNSFDGRCWGVVPRNYIIGRAAIRFWPPDRWGLITDPKEPQQ; encoded by the coding sequence ATGTCCGATGGCAAAGTGCCACCCACAAATGCTTCTACCCCTGAATCAGTGACAGCCAAGACCAAAAAGGCCACAGAACCTTGGTGGTTGGAAATGGCCAAAACGTTGGGACTAGCGGCTGTCCTTGCCATTGGTATTCGGACATTTGTGGCCGAGGCACGCTATATCCCCACCGGCTCCATGGAAGAAACCCTGCTGATTAACGATCGCCTGATTATTGAAAAAATCAGCTACTATTTCCATCCTCCCCATCGGGGCGACATTATTGTGTTTAATCCAACCCCCACGCTTCAGCAGGCGGGCTTTCGTGATGCCTTTATCAAACGGGTGGTGGGCTTGCCGGGCGATCGCGTCGAACTGCGTGCAGGGCGGGTCTATGTCAACAATCAACCCCTGCCTGAACCCTATCTTGCCCCCTCAACTTTTACTTCGGTGGATACCTGTGCGGGTATTCAGCCCTATTTGGCACAGCCGCAGGTAATTCCTGCCAATAGCTACTTGGTTTTAGGAGATAACCGCAATAACAGCTTTGATGGCCGCTGCTGGGGAGTGGTACCGCGCAATTACATTATTGGTCGTGCCGCCATTCGCTTTTGGCCCCCCGATCGCTGGGGATTGATTACCGATCCCAAGGAACCGCAACAGTGA
- a CDS encoding fructosamine kinase family protein: protein MGRWQQLWDQFAAATGQRLHGGKALAVGGGSINTTYVWQHPEQTLFIKFNRPERQAMFAAEANALKAIAKVQAIRVPLPLLWGVVEDASFLVLEYLPLTSAGDWWQMGVALAQLHLKGKGDRYGWPENNTIGATPQINPWSDNWGEFFRDARLRYQFDLARRRGGHFPKAEKLLAAMPELLNHKPTPTLVHGDLWSGNAAFCRTGEPVIFDPASYYGDREVDLAMSELFGGFPAAFYEGYNAMYPLPAGYTQRKTIYNLYHILNHFNLFGGSYGTQAQYMIEQILRFL from the coding sequence GTGGGTCGCTGGCAACAGTTGTGGGATCAATTTGCCGCAGCGACGGGTCAGCGGCTCCATGGAGGTAAAGCCCTTGCGGTGGGGGGTGGCAGTATTAATACCACCTATGTGTGGCAACATCCAGAGCAAACCCTCTTTATTAAGTTCAATCGCCCCGAGCGGCAGGCCATGTTTGCTGCCGAAGCCAATGCCCTAAAGGCGATCGCCAAGGTACAAGCGATTCGCGTTCCCCTTCCCCTGCTATGGGGGGTAGTTGAGGACGCGAGTTTTTTAGTGTTGGAATACTTGCCCCTCACCAGTGCCGGGGATTGGTGGCAGATGGGGGTAGCGCTGGCACAGTTACACCTCAAGGGCAAGGGCGATCGCTACGGCTGGCCAGAAAATAACACCATTGGTGCCACCCCCCAAATTAACCCCTGGTCAGACAACTGGGGGGAGTTTTTCCGTGATGCTCGCCTGCGTTACCAGTTTGATCTTGCCCGTCGGCGCGGCGGACACTTTCCCAAGGCGGAGAAGCTCCTAGCAGCCATGCCAGAACTTCTGAACCATAAGCCAACCCCTACCCTAGTTCACGGCGATCTCTGGTCGGGAAATGCTGCCTTTTGTCGCACAGGGGAACCGGTGATTTTTGACCCTGCCAGTTACTATGGCGATCGCGAAGTGGATTTAGCGATGAGTGAACTCTTTGGTGGTTTTCCTGCGGCCTTTTATGAGGGCTATAACGCCATGTATCCCCTACCGGCTGGCTACACCCAACGCAAAACCATTTACAACCTGTACCACATCCTTAATCACTTCAATCTTTTTGGCGGCAGTTATGGGACTCAAGCCCAGTACATGATTGAGCAGATCCTGCGATTCCTCTGA
- a CDS encoding Calvin cycle protein CP12, with translation MSNLEKQIEQAREEAHKICDTEGATSGQCAAAWDALEELQAEAAHQRAEQQDHKTSFQQYCDDNPDAAECRIYDD, from the coding sequence ATGAGTAACCTTGAGAAACAAATTGAACAAGCCCGCGAGGAAGCCCACAAAATCTGTGACACCGAAGGGGCAACCTCTGGACAGTGTGCCGCCGCTTGGGATGCCCTTGAGGAACTGCAAGCGGAAGCTGCCCATCAACGCGCTGAGCAGCAAGATCACAAAACCTCCTTCCAGCAGTACTGTGATGACAACCCTGATGCTGCTGAGTGCCGCATTTACGACGACTAA
- a CDS encoding NAD(P)H-quinone oxidoreductase subunit 4: MNVQFPWLTVLTLLPLVAAFFIPVLPDREGKTVRWYALAIALLEFGLSAMVFWQHYDAQSAQIQMGETMPWLPQIGLNWSLAVDGLAVPLILLTGLVNTVAIFAAWQVKQKPRLFYFLMLALYSAQIGVFAAQDLILFFLIWELELVPVYLLISIWGGTKRQYAATKFILYTAVGSLFILIAGLAMAFYGGDFTLNMAALGLKDYPLALELLAYGGFLIAFGVKLPIFPLHTWLPDAHGEASAPVSMVLAGVLLKMGGYGLIRFNLQMLPDAHIYFAPVLIALGVVNIVYGALTAFGQENLKRRLAYSSISHMGFVLLGIGALNGIGLNGAMLQMLSHGLIAAVLFFLAGVTYDRTHTLAMEKMSGIAQSMPKTFALFTAGSMASLALPGMSGFVSELTVFLGLTNSDAYSTTFKVGVIFLAAVGVIITPVYLLSMVRRVFTGKQAGDMFDKLLWDINPRETFIALSLLVPIIAVGMYPKLATQTYDVTTTAIASHVHAALPAVAQHHLPLYAQLTQSAPSLVSEATVADSTL; encoded by the coding sequence ATGAATGTCCAATTTCCTTGGCTGACTGTACTAACACTGCTGCCTTTAGTGGCAGCCTTTTTCATTCCCGTGTTGCCCGACCGTGAGGGGAAAACAGTCCGCTGGTACGCCCTAGCGATCGCACTCCTCGAATTTGGCCTTTCGGCAATGGTTTTCTGGCAGCACTACGATGCTCAATCCGCCCAGATCCAAATGGGGGAAACCATGCCTTGGCTGCCGCAAATCGGCCTGAACTGGTCCCTAGCGGTTGATGGTCTTGCCGTCCCCCTGATTTTGCTGACGGGTCTGGTAAACACAGTGGCAATCTTTGCGGCTTGGCAAGTGAAGCAAAAGCCGCGTTTATTTTATTTCCTGATGTTGGCGCTCTACAGTGCCCAAATTGGTGTCTTTGCCGCCCAAGACCTCATCCTTTTCTTCCTGATTTGGGAATTGGAACTGGTGCCCGTCTATCTGTTGATCTCCATCTGGGGGGGTACCAAACGCCAATACGCTGCTACAAAATTCATCCTCTACACTGCCGTTGGTTCCCTCTTTATCCTCATTGCTGGCCTAGCGATGGCCTTCTATGGCGGTGACTTTACGCTTAACATGGCAGCCTTGGGTCTCAAGGACTATCCCTTGGCACTCGAACTGCTTGCCTATGGTGGCTTCCTGATTGCCTTTGGTGTCAAACTGCCCATTTTCCCACTGCACACTTGGTTACCCGATGCCCACGGTGAAGCCTCTGCCCCCGTTTCAATGGTGCTGGCGGGAGTGCTCTTGAAAATGGGGGGCTATGGCCTGATTCGCTTTAACCTGCAAATGCTTCCCGATGCCCATATCTACTTTGCGCCGGTTCTCATTGCCCTTGGGGTTGTGAATATTGTCTATGGCGCTCTGACTGCTTTTGGCCAAGAAAATCTAAAGCGGCGGCTGGCCTACTCTTCAATTTCCCATATGGGCTTTGTGCTGCTGGGCATTGGTGCCCTCAATGGCATTGGTCTCAATGGGGCGATGCTACAAATGCTCTCCCACGGTTTGATTGCGGCTGTGCTCTTCTTCCTAGCGGGGGTGACCTACGATCGCACCCACACTTTGGCCATGGAAAAAATGAGCGGCATTGCCCAATCCATGCCGAAAACCTTTGCCCTCTTTACCGCTGGCTCTATGGCCTCGCTGGCGCTGCCCGGTATGAGTGGCTTTGTCAGTGAACTCACTGTCTTTTTGGGCTTGACCAACAGTGATGCCTACTCCACCACCTTCAAAGTAGGGGTGATTTTCCTCGCTGCCGTGGGGGTGATTATCACGCCCGTCTATCTGCTCTCGATGGTGCGCCGTGTCTTTACGGGCAAACAAGCGGGCGATATGTTTGACAAACTGCTGTGGGACATCAATCCCCGCGAAACCTTCATTGCCCTGTCCCTCTTGGTGCCGATTATTGCTGTGGGGATGTATCCTAAGCTGGCCACCCAAACCTACGATGTGACCACGACAGCGATCGCTAGCCATGTCCATGCCGCCCTACCCGCTGTGGCGCAGCACCATCTGCCCCTCTATGCTCAACTGACCCAATCCGCCCCCAGCCTAGTCAGTGAAGCAACCGTTGCCGACAGCACCCTCTAG